The Lycium barbarum isolate Lr01 chromosome 9, ASM1917538v2, whole genome shotgun sequence genome has a segment encoding these proteins:
- the LOC132611152 gene encoding uncharacterized protein LOC132611152: MPVCFGMKEFAIVTGLRCYPYEPLPTVVLTKPARTPKAAKKAKGSKAKNDVSLVNLVGKSYIQKKLLQDLESKTFSKKHKEALCLVWFVHSVLWARDVNYNIPLGLIKLAEDYDAFNNYAWGFQSFSLTVEYLMKDLKPTGKTQNLYGFPWAFMAWAFEAIPHLRHQVKEYSEEVTYPRILRWFTARNNTKLSVDLFNPLRKL; this comes from the exons ATGCCGGTTTGCTTTGGCATGAAGGAGTTTGCCATAGTTACCGGATTGAGATGTTATCCTTATGAGCCTCTTCCTACTGTTGTATTAACCAAGCCAGCCCGGACGCCCAAGGCAGCCAAGAAAGCAAAGGGTTCCAAAGCTAAGAATGATGTCTCTTTGGTAAACTTAGTGGGAAAGAGCTACATTCAAAAGAAATTGTTGCAAGATTTGGAGTCCAAAACTTTCTCAAAAAAGCACAAGGAGGCACTGTGCTTAGTATGGTTTGTGCACAGTGTTCTTTGGGCAAGAGACGTAAACTACAACATACCGCTTGGATTGATTAAACTTGCTGAGGACTATGATGCCTTCAACAACTATGCCTGGGGTTTTCAAAGCTTTAGCTTGACTGTTGAATATTTGATGAAGGATTTGAAGCCAACGGGGAAGACACAAAAcctatatggcttcccttgggctttcatg gcttgggcatttgaagccattcctcacctCAGGCATCAAGTCAAGGAATACTCCGAAGAAGTTACCTATCCAAGAATTCTTAGATGGTTCACTGCCAggaacaacacaaaattgagtgtTGACCTTTTCAACCCCCTAAGGAAGCTGTAA